The following are from one region of the Mesorhizobium sp. B2-8-5 genome:
- the trxA gene encoding thioredoxin, with protein MATVKVDKGNFQADVLNAKEPVVVDFWAEWCGPCKMIAPALEDIANELGAKIKVAKLNIDENPELAAQYGVRSIPTLMIFKGGEVADMKVGAAPKTALSHWINGSLA; from the coding sequence ATGGCCACCGTCAAGGTCGACAAGGGCAATTTCCAGGCCGATGTGCTCAACGCCAAGGAGCCGGTCGTGGTGGATTTCTGGGCGGAATGGTGTGGCCCCTGCAAGATGATCGCCCCGGCGCTGGAAGACATCGCCAACGAGCTCGGCGCGAAGATCAAGGTCGCCAAGCTCAACATCGATGAGAATCCCGAGCTAGCCGCGCAGTACGGCGTGCGCTCGATCCCGACGCTGATGATCTTCAAGGGTGGCGAAGTGGCCGACATGAAGGTGGGCGCCGCGCCGAAGACCGCGCTGTCGCACTGGATCAACGGCAGCCTCGCCTGA
- a CDS encoding cupin domain-containing protein, translating to MTGTAKATVHVDNERVIVTEYRFAPGANTGWHRHGHDYVVVPLMDGKVKLVTKDGESFAEMKQGAPYFRREGVEHDVINANDGEYAFIEIELK from the coding sequence ATGACCGGAACAGCCAAGGCCACAGTGCACGTCGACAACGAGCGCGTCATCGTCACCGAATACCGCTTCGCGCCGGGCGCCAACACCGGCTGGCACCGCCATGGCCACGACTATGTCGTCGTGCCGCTGATGGACGGCAAGGTGAAGCTGGTGACCAAGGACGGCGAGTCCTTTGCCGAGATGAAGCAAGGCGCGCCCTATTTCCGGCGGGAAGGCGTCGAGCACGACGTCATCAACGCCAATGACGGCGAGTATGCTTTCATCGAGATCGAGCTGAAGTAG
- a CDS encoding sulfite exporter TauE/SafE family protein, which yields MTVASLLAFAGFAAVAAYVQTLTGFAFGLVMMGAITLVGLLPLPDAAAMVGMLTLVNATQMLIQGGWREIARRELRLILVASLPSLLLGYALLEWLADTRADLLKIGLGLVIMVSSLQLAIRPAGLAKRSSDASFVGFGVVSGLMSGLFATGGPPLVYHLFRQPMAHVRVRETLVTAFGAAQVVRLILVMASGNLPTMSPVALVLAIPAVMLMTYAARRWPPSLSQGTMRKIVFVLLFLSGLSLALPAAMHLAV from the coding sequence GTGACTGTAGCATCTCTCCTCGCCTTTGCCGGTTTTGCGGCGGTGGCCGCATATGTCCAGACCCTGACAGGCTTCGCCTTCGGCCTGGTGATGATGGGCGCGATTACGCTTGTCGGCTTGCTGCCGCTGCCCGACGCAGCCGCAATGGTCGGCATGCTGACCCTGGTCAACGCCACGCAGATGCTGATCCAGGGCGGCTGGCGCGAGATTGCCCGCCGGGAGCTGCGGCTTATCCTGGTAGCAAGCCTGCCTTCGCTGCTCTTGGGGTATGCCCTGTTGGAATGGCTGGCGGACACGCGGGCCGACCTGCTGAAAATCGGACTCGGCCTGGTCATCATGGTGTCCAGCCTGCAACTGGCCATCAGGCCCGCCGGCTTGGCAAAACGGTCGTCGGATGCGAGTTTCGTCGGCTTCGGTGTCGTTTCGGGCCTGATGAGTGGGCTGTTTGCGACCGGCGGCCCACCGCTCGTTTATCATCTCTTTCGCCAGCCAATGGCGCACGTACGTGTCCGTGAAACGCTCGTCACCGCCTTCGGTGCCGCGCAGGTGGTCCGGCTCATCCTGGTGATGGCAAGCGGCAACCTCCCGACTATGTCGCCTGTCGCGCTCGTCCTCGCCATACCGGCCGTAATGCTGATGACCTATGCCGCGCGCCGCTGGCCACCGTCATTGTCGCAAGGGACGATGCGAAAGATCGTCTTTGTTCTGCTTTTCCTGTCAGGGCTCTCGCTGGCGCTGCCCGCCGCGATGCATCTTGCCGTCTAA
- a CDS encoding VOC family protein, with amino-acid sequence MIKVKQLAHVCIFAHDLEETRRFYRDVLGMDTRFNFLRDGKIFGFYLDCSGRSHVEVFEKSEASYSDANQINHFCLEVEDIDAAIAHIRSKGVAVTPKKLACDDTFQAWIADPNGVKIELFEYTAKSAQFAGGDRIADW; translated from the coding sequence ATGATCAAGGTGAAGCAGCTTGCCCATGTCTGCATCTTCGCGCATGACTTGGAGGAGACGCGCCGCTTCTATCGTGACGTGCTCGGCATGGACACGCGGTTCAATTTCCTGCGTGACGGCAAGATCTTCGGCTTCTACCTCGATTGCAGTGGCCGCAGCCACGTCGAGGTGTTCGAGAAAAGTGAAGCCAGCTACAGCGACGCAAACCAGATCAACCACTTCTGCCTTGAGGTGGAAGACATCGATGCGGCGATCGCTCACATCCGGTCGAAAGGCGTCGCGGTGACGCCAAAGAAGCTTGCCTGCGACGACACGTTCCAGGCCTGGATCGCCGATCCCAACGGCGTGAAGATCGAGCTGTTCGAATACACCGCCAAGAGCGCGCAATTCGCCGGCGGCGACCGCATCGCCGACTGGTGA
- a CDS encoding bifunctional folylpolyglutamate synthase/dihydrofolate synthase, producing MTTLSAEREIEHLMTLHPKGFDLSLDRVTRLLERLGNPQDRLPPVIHIAGTNGKGSCAAFSRALLEAAGHLVHVHTSPHLVNWHERYRLADEGGGKLVDDDIFAEAIARVAEANGGQKITVFEILTAVTFILFSEHPAEAAIIEVGLGGRFDATNVIKRPAVSVIMPISMDHEAYLGDRVELIAAEKAGIMKHGCPVVIGAQESDTALQVLIETAERLDCPTVVYGQDFLAFEENGRMVYQDGDGLMDLPSPRLPGRHQYANAAAAIAAVKAAGFEIGHRAAERAMTQVAWPARMQKLTQGKLVDLAPKGAEIWLDGGHNPGAGIVIAEALAEQEEKNPRPLVLISGMINTKDQTGYFSAFKGLARHVYTVPVNNSDAGVPNDELALRAAEAGLSAEPVSSVASALMLLRDSWDGPAPRILIGGSLYFAGAVLAENGTPPT from the coding sequence ATGACAACGCTTTCCGCCGAACGCGAAATCGAACATCTGATGACGCTGCATCCGAAAGGCTTCGACCTTTCGCTGGACCGTGTCACGCGGCTTCTCGAGCGCCTCGGCAATCCGCAGGACCGGCTGCCGCCGGTCATCCACATCGCCGGCACCAACGGCAAGGGCTCCTGCGCCGCCTTCTCGCGCGCGCTGCTGGAGGCGGCCGGCCATCTCGTTCACGTCCACACCTCGCCGCATCTGGTGAACTGGCACGAACGCTACCGGCTGGCGGACGAAGGCGGCGGCAAGCTCGTCGATGACGATATCTTCGCCGAGGCCATCGCGCGTGTCGCCGAGGCCAATGGCGGCCAGAAGATCACCGTCTTCGAGATCCTCACCGCCGTCACCTTCATCCTGTTTTCGGAGCACCCGGCGGAGGCGGCGATCATCGAGGTCGGCCTCGGCGGCCGCTTCGACGCCACCAATGTCATCAAGCGGCCGGCGGTTTCGGTGATCATGCCGATCTCGATGGACCACGAGGCCTATCTCGGCGACCGCGTCGAGCTGATCGCCGCCGAAAAGGCCGGCATCATGAAGCACGGCTGCCCGGTGGTGATCGGCGCCCAGGAAAGCGACACCGCGCTTCAGGTGCTGATCGAGACGGCCGAGCGGCTGGATTGCCCGACCGTGGTCTATGGCCAGGATTTCCTCGCTTTCGAGGAGAACGGCCGCATGGTCTATCAGGACGGGGACGGGCTGATGGACCTGCCCTCGCCGCGCCTGCCGGGGCGCCATCAATACGCCAACGCCGCCGCGGCGATCGCCGCCGTCAAGGCGGCCGGCTTCGAGATCGGCCACCGCGCCGCCGAGCGGGCGATGACCCAAGTCGCCTGGCCGGCGCGCATGCAGAAGCTGACGCAGGGCAAGCTCGTCGACCTGGCGCCGAAGGGCGCCGAGATCTGGCTGGACGGCGGCCACAATCCAGGCGCCGGCATCGTCATCGCCGAGGCGCTGGCCGAGCAGGAGGAAAAGAACCCGAGGCCGCTGGTCCTGATCTCCGGCATGATCAACACCAAGGACCAGACGGGCTATTTCAGCGCCTTCAAGGGGCTGGCCCGCCATGTCTATACCGTGCCGGTGAACAACAGCGACGCCGGCGTGCCGAATGATGAGCTGGCCCTGCGTGCCGCAGAGGCCGGGCTGTCGGCCGAGCCGGTCAGCTCCGTCGCCAGCGCGCTGATGCTGTTGCGTGACAGTTGGGACGGCCCGGCACCGCGCATCCTGATCGGCGGCTCGCTCTATTTCGCCGGCGCCGTGCTGGCCGAGAACGGCACGCCGCCGACCTGA
- the accD gene encoding acetyl-CoA carboxylase, carboxyltransferase subunit beta — protein MNWITNYVRPKINSMLGRRTDMPENLWIKDPETGEMIFHKDLESNQFVIPASGHHMKISAKERLKYFFDDGKYEVLENPKVVLDPLKFRDEKRYTDRLKEAKAKTSLEDAILNGAGTIDGLPVIVTVQDFAFMGGSLGMAAGEAIVHAFEVALQRKRPLILFAASGGARMQEGILSLMQLPRTTVGVDRLKEAGLPYIVVLTNPTTGGVTASYAMLGDVQIAEPGALIGFAGPRVIEQTIREKLPDGFQRAEYLMEHGMVDMVVSRLEMRRTISQLLKMLLKMPEAEKPEILPPAVVNAEARPQA, from the coding sequence ATGAACTGGATCACCAATTACGTCCGCCCGAAGATCAATTCGATGCTCGGCCGGCGCACTGACATGCCGGAAAACCTCTGGATCAAGGATCCCGAGACCGGCGAGATGATCTTCCACAAGGATCTCGAATCCAACCAGTTCGTCATCCCGGCTTCCGGCCACCACATGAAGATCTCGGCCAAGGAGCGGCTGAAATACTTCTTCGACGACGGCAAATACGAGGTGTTGGAAAACCCCAAGGTCGTCCTCGATCCGCTGAAGTTCCGCGACGAGAAGCGCTACACCGATCGCCTGAAGGAGGCGAAGGCCAAGACCAGCCTCGAGGACGCGATCCTCAACGGCGCCGGCACCATCGACGGCCTGCCGGTCATCGTCACCGTGCAGGATTTCGCCTTCATGGGCGGCTCGCTCGGCATGGCCGCCGGCGAAGCCATCGTGCATGCCTTCGAGGTCGCGCTGCAGCGCAAACGGCCGCTGATCCTGTTCGCCGCCTCCGGCGGCGCCCGCATGCAGGAAGGCATCCTGTCGCTGATGCAATTGCCGCGCACAACGGTCGGCGTCGACCGGCTGAAGGAAGCCGGCCTGCCCTATATCGTCGTGCTGACCAACCCGACCACCGGCGGCGTCACCGCCTCCTACGCCATGCTGGGCGACGTCCAGATCGCCGAGCCCGGCGCGCTGATCGGCTTTGCCGGCCCGCGCGTCATCGAGCAGACCATCCGCGAAAAGCTGCCCGATGGTTTTCAGCGCGCCGAGTATCTGATGGAACACGGCATGGTCGACATGGTCGTCTCGCGCCTCGAGATGCGCCGGACCATTTCCCAGCTCTTGAAGATGCTGCTCAAGATGCCGGAGGCCGAGAAGCCGGAGATCCTGCCGCCGGCGGTGGTCAATGCCGAGGCGCGGCCGCAAGCCTGA
- the trpA gene encoding tryptophan synthase subunit alpha translates to MTTRIDRRMAKLKAEGRPALVTYFMGGDPDYDTALAIMKALPGAGSDVIELGMPFSDPMADGPAIQAAGLRALKGGQTLAKTLKLASEFRAGDDETPIVLMGYYNPIYIYGVDRFLADAKASGIDGLIVVDLPPEMDEELCIPALKAGVNFIRLATPTTDDKRLPKVLENTSGFVYYVSMTGITGSALADTGKVSAAVTRIKGHTALPVCVGFGVKTAEQARVIGASADGVVVGTAIVNAIANVLGPKGEKTADPAEAVATLVSGLAQGVRSARLAAAE, encoded by the coding sequence ATGACCACCCGCATCGACCGCCGCATGGCCAAGCTCAAAGCCGAAGGCCGCCCGGCTTTGGTCACCTATTTCATGGGCGGCGACCCGGACTACGATACCGCCTTGGCCATCATGAAGGCGCTGCCGGGCGCCGGCAGCGACGTCATCGAGCTCGGCATGCCCTTCTCCGATCCGATGGCCGATGGCCCGGCGATCCAGGCGGCCGGTCTTCGAGCGCTGAAGGGCGGCCAGACGCTGGCCAAGACGCTGAAGCTGGCGTCCGAATTCCGCGCCGGCGACGACGAGACGCCGATCGTGCTGATGGGCTACTACAATCCGATCTACATCTATGGCGTCGACCGCTTCCTCGCGGATGCCAAGGCGAGCGGCATCGACGGCCTGATCGTCGTCGACCTGCCGCCGGAGATGGATGAGGAGCTTTGCATTCCGGCGCTGAAAGCCGGCGTCAACTTCATCCGGCTGGCGACCCCGACCACCGACGACAAGCGCCTGCCCAAGGTTTTGGAAAACACCTCCGGCTTCGTCTATTACGTCTCGATGACGGGCATCACGGGCTCGGCCTTGGCCGACACCGGCAAGGTCTCGGCGGCTGTCACCCGCATCAAGGGCCATACGGCGCTGCCGGTCTGCGTCGGCTTCGGCGTCAAGACCGCCGAGCAGGCGCGTGTCATCGGCGCCTCGGCTGATGGCGTCGTCGTCGGTACGGCGATCGTCAACGCGATAGCCAATGTGCTTGGACCGAAGGGCGAGAAAACCGCCGATCCGGCCGAGGCCGTCGCCACTTTGGTCAGCGGCCTTGCCCAGGGCGTCCGCTCGGCCCGCCTTGCCGCCGCCGAATAG
- the trpB gene encoding tryptophan synthase subunit beta: protein MNKPAMPNSFRTGPDEQGMFGIFGGRFVAETLMPLILDLERNWNEVKNDPEFKAELQNLSTHYAGRPSKLYFAEGLTKHLGGAKVYFKREDLNHTGSHKINNCLGQILLAKRMGKKRIIAETGAGQHGVASATVAARFGYPCVVYMGATDVARQSPNVFRMKLLGAEVRPVTAGHGTLKDAMNEALRDWVTNVEDTYYLIGTAAGPHPYPELVRDFQSVIGTEARAQMLEQEGRLPDVIIAAVGGGSNAIGLFHPFLDDKDVRIIGIEAGGRGLDGIEHCASMNAGKPGVLHGNRTYLLQNSDGQILDGHSISAGLDYPGVGPEHSWLRDSGRVQYEPILDDEALEAFQLTTRVEGIIPALESAHAIAHAMKIVPKMDKDQIVIVNLSGRGDKDVHTVANMLGMEI, encoded by the coding sequence ATGAACAAGCCGGCAATGCCCAATTCCTTCCGCACCGGCCCCGACGAGCAGGGCATGTTCGGCATTTTCGGCGGTCGTTTCGTCGCCGAAACGCTGATGCCGCTGATCCTCGATCTGGAAAGGAACTGGAACGAGGTCAAGAACGATCCAGAGTTCAAGGCCGAATTGCAGAACCTGTCGACCCATTATGCCGGGCGGCCATCAAAGCTCTATTTCGCCGAAGGGCTGACGAAGCATCTCGGCGGCGCCAAGGTCTATTTCAAGCGCGAGGACCTCAACCACACCGGCTCGCACAAGATCAACAATTGCCTCGGCCAGATCCTGCTCGCCAAGCGCATGGGTAAGAAACGCATCATCGCCGAGACGGGTGCGGGCCAGCACGGCGTGGCTTCGGCAACCGTCGCCGCGCGCTTCGGCTATCCGTGCGTCGTCTACATGGGCGCCACCGACGTCGCCCGCCAGAGCCCCAACGTCTTCCGCATGAAGCTGCTCGGCGCCGAGGTGCGGCCGGTCACCGCCGGCCACGGCACGCTGAAGGATGCCATGAACGAGGCGCTGCGCGACTGGGTCACCAATGTCGAGGACACTTACTACCTGATCGGCACCGCCGCCGGCCCGCATCCCTATCCGGAGCTGGTGCGCGACTTCCAGTCTGTGATCGGCACGGAAGCCCGCGCCCAGATGCTGGAGCAGGAAGGCCGGTTGCCCGATGTCATCATCGCCGCCGTCGGCGGCGGCTCCAACGCCATCGGCCTGTTCCATCCCTTCCTCGACGACAAGGATGTGCGCATCATCGGCATCGAAGCAGGCGGGCGCGGTCTCGACGGCATCGAGCATTGCGCCTCGATGAATGCCGGCAAGCCAGGCGTGCTGCATGGCAACCGCACCTATCTGTTGCAGAACTCGGACGGCCAGATCCTCGACGGCCACTCGATCTCGGCCGGCCTCGACTATCCGGGCGTCGGCCCCGAGCATTCCTGGCTGCGCGATTCCGGCCGCGTCCAGTATGAGCCGATCCTCGACGACGAGGCGCTGGAAGCCTTCCAGCTCACCACCCGGGTCGAAGGCATCATCCCGGCGCTGGAATCGGCGCATGCCATCGCCCACGCGATGAAGATCGTGCCCAAGATGGACAAGGACCAGATCGTCATCGTCAATTTGTCCGGCCGCGGCGACAAGGACGTGCACACGGTGGCGAACATGCTGGGCATGGAGATCTGA
- a CDS encoding phosphoribosylanthranilate isomerase has protein sequence MTLDIKICGLKTDAAMTAALAGGASHVGFIFFAKSPRYVEPAEAGRLREAARGKAKAVAVTVDADDAFLDEIVAKMQPDMLQLHGSETPGRVAELKARYGLPVMKVFSVSEAADLERIKPFVGIADRLMFDAKPPKGSQLPGGNGVAFDWRVLAGLDAGLDYMLSGGLNAANVGDALRQANPPGIDVSSGVESAPGVKDPALIEQFFRAVRAARDDRAA, from the coding sequence ATGACGCTCGACATCAAGATCTGCGGATTGAAGACCGACGCCGCGATGACCGCCGCGCTTGCCGGCGGCGCCAGCCATGTCGGCTTTATTTTCTTCGCCAAGAGCCCGCGCTATGTCGAGCCCGCTGAGGCCGGGCGCCTGCGCGAAGCGGCGCGCGGCAAGGCCAAGGCGGTCGCCGTCACTGTCGATGCCGACGATGCCTTCCTCGACGAGATCGTCGCCAAGATGCAGCCGGACATGCTGCAACTGCACGGCTCGGAAACGCCCGGGCGCGTGGCGGAGCTCAAGGCCCGCTATGGCCTGCCGGTCATGAAGGTGTTTTCCGTCAGCGAGGCAGCCGACCTCGAGCGGATAAAGCCGTTCGTCGGGATTGCCGATCGTCTCATGTTCGACGCCAAGCCGCCGAAGGGATCGCAGCTTCCGGGCGGCAACGGCGTCGCCTTCGACTGGCGCGTCCTTGCCGGCCTTGACGCCGGGCTCGATTACATGCTTTCCGGTGGGCTAAACGCCGCCAATGTCGGCGATGCCCTGAGACAGGCCAATCCGCCCGGAATAGACGTTTCGTCCGGCGTGGAAAGCGCTCCGGGCGTCAAGGATCCGGCGCTGATCGAGCAGTTTTTCCGGGCCGTCAGGGCCGCGCGCGACGACCGCGCCGCCTGA
- a CDS encoding M48 family metallopeptidase — MTLGFFRNLTKPKPTPVVEREHCVAGRTLPLKIVESARARRLTLRIDSGGQGLRVTVPPGLRRGEVEKFLDRHQDWLEQRLAKVPTRPQVRPGIRIPIRGVPHRIVHESSRRGTVTVARDERGPLLIVHGERIHLPRRIADYLKREAKKEIEKLVVKHTEAIGKRAKAIRYKDTSSRWGSCTSEGNLSFSWRIMMAPPAVINYLVAHEVAHLKEMNHGPKFWKLCEKLCPDTDRCKDWLKRNGGALQAIVFE; from the coding sequence ATGACCCTCGGCTTCTTTCGCAATCTGACCAAGCCAAAGCCCACGCCTGTCGTGGAGCGCGAACATTGCGTCGCCGGCCGCACACTGCCGCTGAAAATCGTCGAAAGCGCCAGAGCCCGGCGGCTCACGCTGCGCATCGATTCGGGCGGCCAGGGCCTGCGCGTCACCGTGCCGCCGGGCCTGCGCCGGGGCGAGGTGGAGAAATTCCTCGACCGCCATCAGGACTGGCTGGAACAGCGGCTGGCCAAGGTGCCGACGAGGCCGCAGGTGCGCCCGGGCATCAGGATCCCGATCCGCGGCGTGCCGCACCGTATCGTGCATGAGTCTTCGAGGCGCGGCACCGTCACCGTCGCGCGCGACGAGCGCGGCCCGCTCCTGATCGTCCATGGCGAGCGCATCCACCTGCCGCGCCGCATCGCCGATTACCTCAAGCGCGAGGCCAAGAAGGAGATCGAGAAGCTGGTGGTGAAGCACACCGAGGCGATCGGCAAGCGCGCCAAGGCGATAAGGTATAAGGATACCTCCAGCCGCTGGGGGTCATGCACCTCGGAGGGCAATCTCTCCTTCTCGTGGCGCATCATGATGGCGCCGCCGGCGGTGATAAACTACCTGGTGGCGCATGAGGTGGCGCATCTGAAAGAGATGAACCACGGCCCGAAATTCTGGAAACTGTGCGAGAAGCTCTGCCCCGACACCGACCGCTGCAAGGACTGGCTGAAGCGGAATGGTGGGGCGTTGCAGGCGATTGTGTTCGAGTAG
- a CDS encoding DUF2852 domain-containing protein: MNTSALIRPAWTPATIALMVIGFMVFWPLGFAMLAYIIWGDRLEGFKRDVNRATDGIFAGCRRGSDKAARWGHGSARTGNVAFDDWREKELERLAEERRKLDEMLTEFDDYARELRRAKDQDEFDRFMANRNKSTAPTTTGSTDKTAPKRGKGTTLLDD; the protein is encoded by the coding sequence ATGAACACAAGTGCATTGATCCGTCCGGCCTGGACGCCGGCCACCATCGCGCTGATGGTCATCGGCTTCATGGTGTTCTGGCCGCTCGGCTTCGCCATGCTCGCCTACATCATCTGGGGCGATCGGTTGGAAGGCTTCAAGCGCGACGTCAACCGCGCCACGGACGGCATCTTCGCCGGCTGCCGCCGCGGTTCCGACAAGGCGGCCCGCTGGGGCCACGGCTCGGCCCGCACCGGCAACGTCGCCTTCGACGACTGGCGCGAGAAGGAACTCGAGCGCCTCGCCGAGGAGCGCCGCAAGCTCGACGAGATGCTGACCGAGTTCGATGACTACGCCCGCGAACTGCGCCGCGCCAAGGACCAGGACGAGTTCGACCGCTTCATGGCGAACCGCAACAAGTCGACCGCGCCGACCACCACCGGCTCGACCGACAAGACCGCTCCCAAGCGCGGCAAGGGCACGACCCTGCTCGACGACTAA
- a CDS encoding benzoate/H(+) symporter BenE family transporter yields MRISIPISAFVAAIVGFGGTLALVIAAAKAVGATQIETASGVTAICLAMVVECLWLSWRTKMPVITAWSTPGLALIAASSGFTMPQAVGAFIVTGILLVATGLFGPLTRLIAKIPASVASGMLAGILVSFAVNAVKAIPADPWLILPLIAAFFVIRLFNPALSVLVVLIGGGLAAFLTGRVGSLPAPELSTLTFIAPQFTASAIIGLALPLYLVTMASQNLSGLAVLRAAGYHPEPGPLIGVTGLFSLLSAPFGAATTNLAAISAAICTGPDVHPDPAERWKTGPFYALAYLIFAIFGASLVAIFAVLPQSLIVLVAGLALTAPLANALSIALKDEAERMPATVTFAVTASGLTLFGVGAAFWGLVAGMAVLFLEKLKKR; encoded by the coding sequence ATGCGCATCTCCATCCCGATATCCGCCTTCGTCGCGGCGATCGTCGGCTTCGGCGGCACGCTGGCCCTCGTCATCGCCGCCGCCAAGGCGGTCGGCGCCACGCAGATCGAGACCGCAAGCGGCGTGACGGCGATCTGCCTGGCCATGGTCGTGGAATGTCTGTGGCTATCCTGGCGCACCAAGATGCCGGTGATCACCGCATGGTCGACGCCCGGCCTGGCGCTGATCGCGGCCTCCAGCGGTTTTACCATGCCGCAGGCCGTCGGCGCCTTCATCGTCACCGGCATCCTTTTGGTCGCCACCGGCCTGTTCGGACCGCTGACCCGGCTGATCGCGAAGATCCCGGCCTCGGTCGCGTCCGGCATGCTGGCCGGCATCCTGGTGAGCTTCGCCGTCAATGCGGTGAAGGCCATTCCAGCCGACCCTTGGCTGATCCTGCCCTTGATCGCCGCCTTCTTCGTCATCCGCCTGTTCAACCCGGCCTTATCGGTGCTGGTGGTGCTGATCGGCGGCGGCCTCGCCGCTTTCCTTACTGGCCGCGTCGGCAGCCTGCCGGCGCCGGAACTGTCGACATTGACGTTCATTGCGCCGCAATTCACCGCCTCGGCGATCATCGGCCTTGCCCTGCCGCTCTATCTGGTCACCATGGCATCCCAGAACCTTTCCGGCCTCGCCGTGCTGCGCGCCGCGGGCTATCATCCGGAGCCCGGTCCGCTGATCGGCGTCACCGGTCTGTTTTCGCTGCTCTCGGCGCCGTTCGGCGCCGCTACCACCAATCTTGCGGCGATCTCGGCCGCCATCTGCACCGGTCCCGATGTCCATCCCGACCCGGCCGAGCGCTGGAAGACCGGGCCGTTCTACGCGCTCGCCTATCTCATCTTCGCGATCTTCGGCGCCTCGCTCGTGGCGATCTTCGCCGTCCTGCCGCAAAGCCTGATCGTGCTGGTCGCGGGGCTCGCCTTGACGGCGCCCTTGGCCAACGCGCTGTCGATCGCGCTGAAGGACGAGGCCGAACGCATGCCGGCCACCGTCACCTTCGCCGTGACGGCTTCGGGGCTCACGCTCTTCGGCGTCGGCGCCGCATTTTGGGGGCTGGTCGCCGGAATGGCAGTGCTTTTCCTCGAGAAGCTCAAAAAGCGATAA
- a CDS encoding alpha/beta hydrolase has product MAASAPVFIDVDGSDIAVRQAPGAAPGVVWLGGYKSDMLGTKAETLAAWATSEGRACLRHDYSGHGESGGAFADGTISRWLAESLAVFRRFSQGKQILVGSSMGAWIALRMAQELRKAGDTRVAGLVLLAPAPDFTIELIEPVLTDAQRRDLEEKGFFAEPSDYSDEPYIYTRALIEDGRANRVMTGPIDTHCPVHILQGLADPDVPSGHALKLAAMLPADDVTLSLIPDGDHRLSRPEDLDMLKRAVGDMVKRAAG; this is encoded by the coding sequence ATGGCCGCCAGCGCTCCGGTTTTCATCGATGTGGACGGATCGGACATCGCCGTCAGGCAGGCGCCTGGCGCGGCGCCCGGCGTGGTCTGGCTGGGCGGCTACAAGTCCGACATGCTGGGCACGAAGGCGGAGACGCTTGCCGCCTGGGCCACGAGCGAAGGTCGTGCCTGTCTGCGCCACGACTATTCCGGCCATGGCGAATCGGGCGGCGCGTTCGCCGACGGCACGATCTCCAGATGGCTGGCCGAGAGCCTTGCCGTCTTTCGCCGGTTCAGCCAGGGCAAGCAGATACTGGTCGGCTCCTCGATGGGGGCGTGGATCGCGCTGCGCATGGCGCAGGAGCTGCGCAAGGCGGGCGACACGAGGGTTGCCGGCCTCGTTCTGCTCGCCCCGGCGCCTGATTTCACCATCGAGCTGATCGAGCCGGTGCTGACCGACGCGCAGCGCCGCGATCTCGAGGAAAAAGGCTTCTTCGCCGAGCCGTCCGACTATTCGGACGAGCCTTACATCTACACGCGCGCGCTGATCGAGGATGGCCGCGCCAACCGGGTGATGACGGGGCCGATCGACACCCATTGCCCGGTGCACATCCTGCAGGGCCTGGCCGATCCGGACGTGCCTTCGGGCCATGCGCTGAAGCTGGCCGCGATGCTGCCCGCCGACGACGTGACGCTGTCGCTGATCCCGGACGGCGACCATCGCCTGTCCCGCCCCGAGGATCTCGATATGCTCAAGCGAGCCGTAGGCGACATGGTCAAGCGGGCCGCGGGATAA
- the infC gene encoding translation initiation factor IF-3 translates to MRRPFKAAAPTKDGPRSNRDIRVPRVQLIDADGQNRGDVSINDALLLAEEAGLDLVEISPNAVPPVVKILDLGKLKYANQKKAAEARKNQKVIEIKEIKMRPNIDSHDYETKMKAVRRFFEEGDKVKLTLRFRGREMAHMELGMQLLNKVREEVATIAKVEAEPKLEGRQMMMVLAPR, encoded by the coding sequence ATTCGCAGACCTTTCAAAGCAGCGGCACCCACCAAGGACGGGCCGCGCTCCAACCGAGACATCCGGGTGCCCCGGGTCCAGCTTATCGACGCCGACGGCCAGAACCGAGGCGATGTTTCCATCAACGACGCATTGCTGCTGGCCGAAGAGGCCGGGCTCGATCTGGTCGAGATATCGCCCAACGCGGTACCGCCGGTCGTCAAGATCCTCGATCTCGGCAAGCTGAAATACGCCAACCAGAAGAAGGCGGCCGAAGCGCGCAAGAACCAGAAGGTCATCGAGATCAAGGAGATCAAGATGCGCCCGAACATCGACAGCCATGACTACGAGACCAAGATGAAGGCCGTGCGGCGCTTCTTCGAGGAAGGCGACAAGGTCAAGCTGACGCTACGCTTCCGCGGCCGCGAGATGGCGCATATGGAACTCGGCATGCAGCTTCTGAACAAGGTGCGCGAGGAAGTTGCGACGATCGCCAAGGTCGAGGCGGAGCCGAAGCTCGAAGGCCGTCAGATGATGATGGTGCTGGCGCCGCGCTGA